In a single window of the Biomphalaria glabrata chromosome 5, xgBioGlab47.1, whole genome shotgun sequence genome:
- the LOC106059546 gene encoding protein wntless-like isoform X2, whose amino-acid sequence MDTLTVKCYDKDNGWHLNNMKPFTPRGKDSCKYIDSFNDEEIELKKIDANEIVFSQLLPLPKEGIDLDMSRWFQNLIAVMDVNVEYDEDNPYPENNKPEMLIEAKLFYRDKEDDESDWKLLAESSEQRTLDCTIEPERRRKGNLYTCELISLFELGSVHYDYYLINIRLPIDPRNTMNRIGKLADMHVIAIFQNGGFTKVWFSMKTVLFPMVLVVLVWFWRRVQTQGRSTNLTERTIFALGIILSIMNCPIEWLTLAVNMPYMMLLNDIRDGAFYAMLLSFWIIFVGEHMMDQVDRNRLMAYWKHLTVVILGCLALFIFEMCERGRQLVNPFFSIWSSEIGGAAAFGFIITAGIAACIYFLFLCYLVFRVFRNISLKRTSLLHMSTLRRKYYSGLIFRFKFLMIVTLLCAALTVIFFIIGQLSEGQWKWGDIDVSLEYTSAFLTGVYGMWNVYVIAILCLYAPSHKKFTTETDDTDTNSREEEVQLTQLPSEASTLTSFITKQSAD is encoded by the exons ATGGATACTCTAACTGTCAAATGTTATGATAAAGACAATGGTTGGCATCTTAATAACATGAAGCCATTTACCCCAAGAGGAAAAGATTCATGCAAATATATAGATAGTTTTAATGATGAG gaaATAGAGCTGAAGAAAATAGATGCCAATGAAATTGTGTTTTCTCAGCTGCTACCGCTTCCTAAAGAAGGAATCGATCTTGATATGTCAAGATGGTTTCAGAATCTGATAGCTGTGATGGATGTAAATGTAGAGTATGATGAAGATAATCCATATC CTGAAAATAACAAACCAGAAATGTTGATAGAAGCCAAACTTTTTTATCGAGATAAGGAGGATGATGAATCAGACTGGAAGTTATTAGCTGAATCAAGTGAACAACGCACATTGGATTGTACAATTGAGCCTGAGAGG AGGCGTAAAGGAAATTTGTATACTTGTGAATTGATATCACTTTTTGAACTAGGCAGTGTTCATTATGACTATTACTTGATAAATATTCGTCTACCTATTGATCCAAGAAACACTATGAACAGAATTGGAAAACTTGCAGATATGCATGTCATT gctatCTTTCAAAATGGTGGCTTTACAAAGGTTTGGTTTTCCATGAAAACTGTTTTGTTCCCCATGGTCTTAGTTGTCTTGGTCTGGTTTTGGAGGAGAGTTCAAACGCAGGGTCGCTCGACAAATCTTACAGAAAG aaccatattTGCACTTGGAATAATTTTATCTATCATGaact GTCCCATTGAATGGCTTACCTTAGCAGTGAACATGCCTTATATGATGCTGTTGAATGACATCAGAGATGGTGCTTTTTATGCAATGTTGTTATCCTTCTGGATTATATTTGTTGGGGAACACATGATG GACCAGGTGGATAGAAACAGGTTGATGGCATATTGGAAGCACTTGACTGTTGTTATTTTGGGCTGTCTGgcactttttatttttgaaatgtgTGAAAG GGGCAGGCAGCTTGTGAATCCGTTTTTTAGCATTTGGTCTTCAGAGATAGGTGGAGCAGCTGCA TTTGGCTTCATTATAACTGCTGGAATAGCTGCCTGTATTTACTTCCTCTTCTTGTGCTACCTTGTCTTCAGAGTCTTCAGAAATATTAGCTTGAAGCGAACATCTCTACTACACATGAGCACATTGAGAAGAAAATATTATTCA ggtctaaTTTTTCGTTTCAAGTTTTTGATGATTGTAACTTTGCTGTGTGCTGCACTGACagttattttctttatcattgGACAACTGAGTGAAGGACAGTGGAAATGGGGAGACATTGATGTCAGCTTGGAGTATACTAGTGCATTTCTCACTG gtGTTTATGGAATGTGGAATGTTTATGTGATAGCCATTCTTTGTTTGTATGCTCCATCCCATAAAAAGTTTACTACAGAAActg atgatacAGATACCAATAGTAGAGAAGAGGAGGTTCAATTGACCCAGTTGCCTTCAGAGGCATCCACTCTGACCAGCTTCATTACAAAACAATCTGCAGATTAA
- the LOC106059546 gene encoding protein wntless-like isoform X1 gives MAGVVLETLSNKKLLILSFSLAIILTVFFLIGGIVAPSPNSVMDTLTVKCYDKDNGWHLNNMKPFTPRGKDSCKYIDSFNDEEIELKKIDANEIVFSQLLPLPKEGIDLDMSRWFQNLIAVMDVNVEYDEDNPYPENNKPEMLIEAKLFYRDKEDDESDWKLLAESSEQRTLDCTIEPERRRKGNLYTCELISLFELGSVHYDYYLINIRLPIDPRNTMNRIGKLADMHVIAIFQNGGFTKVWFSMKTVLFPMVLVVLVWFWRRVQTQGRSTNLTERTIFALGIILSIMNCPIEWLTLAVNMPYMMLLNDIRDGAFYAMLLSFWIIFVGEHMMDQVDRNRLMAYWKHLTVVILGCLALFIFEMCERGRQLVNPFFSIWSSEIGGAAAFGFIITAGIAACIYFLFLCYLVFRVFRNISLKRTSLLHMSTLRRKYYSGLIFRFKFLMIVTLLCAALTVIFFIIGQLSEGQWKWGDIDVSLEYTSAFLTGVYGMWNVYVIAILCLYAPSHKKFTTETDDTDTNSREEEVQLTQLPSEASTLTSFITKQSAD, from the exons CTCCTTCACCAAATAGTGTGATGGATACTCTAACTGTCAAATGTTATGATAAAGACAATGGTTGGCATCTTAATAACATGAAGCCATTTACCCCAAGAGGAAAAGATTCATGCAAATATATAGATAGTTTTAATGATGAG gaaATAGAGCTGAAGAAAATAGATGCCAATGAAATTGTGTTTTCTCAGCTGCTACCGCTTCCTAAAGAAGGAATCGATCTTGATATGTCAAGATGGTTTCAGAATCTGATAGCTGTGATGGATGTAAATGTAGAGTATGATGAAGATAATCCATATC CTGAAAATAACAAACCAGAAATGTTGATAGAAGCCAAACTTTTTTATCGAGATAAGGAGGATGATGAATCAGACTGGAAGTTATTAGCTGAATCAAGTGAACAACGCACATTGGATTGTACAATTGAGCCTGAGAGG AGGCGTAAAGGAAATTTGTATACTTGTGAATTGATATCACTTTTTGAACTAGGCAGTGTTCATTATGACTATTACTTGATAAATATTCGTCTACCTATTGATCCAAGAAACACTATGAACAGAATTGGAAAACTTGCAGATATGCATGTCATT gctatCTTTCAAAATGGTGGCTTTACAAAGGTTTGGTTTTCCATGAAAACTGTTTTGTTCCCCATGGTCTTAGTTGTCTTGGTCTGGTTTTGGAGGAGAGTTCAAACGCAGGGTCGCTCGACAAATCTTACAGAAAG aaccatattTGCACTTGGAATAATTTTATCTATCATGaact GTCCCATTGAATGGCTTACCTTAGCAGTGAACATGCCTTATATGATGCTGTTGAATGACATCAGAGATGGTGCTTTTTATGCAATGTTGTTATCCTTCTGGATTATATTTGTTGGGGAACACATGATG GACCAGGTGGATAGAAACAGGTTGATGGCATATTGGAAGCACTTGACTGTTGTTATTTTGGGCTGTCTGgcactttttatttttgaaatgtgTGAAAG GGGCAGGCAGCTTGTGAATCCGTTTTTTAGCATTTGGTCTTCAGAGATAGGTGGAGCAGCTGCA TTTGGCTTCATTATAACTGCTGGAATAGCTGCCTGTATTTACTTCCTCTTCTTGTGCTACCTTGTCTTCAGAGTCTTCAGAAATATTAGCTTGAAGCGAACATCTCTACTACACATGAGCACATTGAGAAGAAAATATTATTCA ggtctaaTTTTTCGTTTCAAGTTTTTGATGATTGTAACTTTGCTGTGTGCTGCACTGACagttattttctttatcattgGACAACTGAGTGAAGGACAGTGGAAATGGGGAGACATTGATGTCAGCTTGGAGTATACTAGTGCATTTCTCACTG gtGTTTATGGAATGTGGAATGTTTATGTGATAGCCATTCTTTGTTTGTATGCTCCATCCCATAAAAAGTTTACTACAGAAActg atgatacAGATACCAATAGTAGAGAAGAGGAGGTTCAATTGACCCAGTTGCCTTCAGAGGCATCCACTCTGACCAGCTTCATTACAAAACAATCTGCAGATTAA